CAGCTAGTAAGATAGTTGGAAAAATCCCCCTTAAAATGGATGTAAAATGGTGCaaatatttttcaataatttttcatCCAGCACACAAATTTATACAACAATTTATAGCTGATACAAGTACATGAAGAAATCAGATATAAGAATGCAGAATTCATAAATACTCCTTCTGCTAGGAATTTAACAATTACGGGAAAAATATGCATTTATTCACCAATTGAAGATTCAGAGCTATGATAACATATTATACCTTTGATCATTGGAACCTACAAGAAATGTGAAGCTTTCGATCGCGGACTGTGCAATGATAACATATTATAAACTGCAGAAAGGTTGCGGGACAATTGAAATGCCTGTTCCTTTTTTACTAGACTAGCAATCAATCTTTTATTTTGGTCTCAGGGTACCGTTCAGTTCAATCTATATATACAGAGAAGTAATCAATCCATTGTTTCGTCAGAATTCAGAGTTATGAAGTAATGCTATTGCATGTTCCTTTTACTGCACATTTTCTAGTCTTGCCCAATAGTCTGTAACTCAAGGTAACAGACAAGTATTTTAAGGGAAATAAGAAAGGAAATAAAGGTGCATGGTCTTGAACAAAGACGGAAACTTTCTTCATGTTTGAAATTGACTACCCAACAAAAATTACAACAGAAAATAATGGTTTCTATCTTCATACTTATACAGTTGAAGTAGTGAATCTGGAATGGATTTCCACCTGTGACTGTGatcatgaatttaaaattttgaacatGAATTCAACTATCAAATTGCCCTTTCATTAAGTTGGTATACATAATTACACATTCAATCAGCTTGAAAGTATAACAGAAAGAATGCATACTATTTGGTTCACTATACTCAAATATTTCAGCAAAAACTAAATTGCTGGTAAATGGCCTGTCTGAACTAGATGTTTTATTGCCTTAACAAAATTGTAATCAAATTGAGGACATTACTAAAACACTTACAACAGTGTAGAGAGTTTTTCCAAACTTCGAAGTACCATGTGCAGTTTTGGATCAACATCATTTCTTGCAACAAACTCATGAACTGCATCTTTAACCTGAATCCAACTTCTACCAGGAACCTTTCCtttaattctctctctcattttgTTCCTTACGTTAACCACTCTACCCCATTCGTTCTTACTAGCATACATATTAGATATGAGCACCGaggctcctcctctctctttcaAAAGCTCGATCTTTCTTAAAACTGCTTCACCAAACTCCAACTCATTGTGAAGCCTACAACTACTCAGTAAAGATCCCAATACAGCCAGATTAGGCTCCATCGGCATGCTCTCAACAACACTATAAGCTTGTTTAATCATCCCAGCTCTTCCCAAGAGATCAACAATGCATCCATAGTGACGAAGGTCAGGCTTAATTTTGTACCTTCTCCACATCAACTCAAAAATGCACAAACCTTGGTCGAGCAGGCCAGAGTGTGCGCATGCTGAAAGAATCGCGACAAGGGTCACTGCATCGGGTGCAAGTCCGTGGAGCGGATCCATTTGAGAGAACACACACAGTGCATCTAGTCCTCGGCCATGCATACCATATGCTGTGATAACGGCCGTCCAAGAATACAAATCCTTCTTCACATTCTGAATTTCATCTAAAACTCTAGTTGCGTTGCTTAAATCTCCACATTTTGCATAGGCATCAATCAGGGAATTAGAAATAGAAACGTCAGTTTCGATCCATCCAGCCTTCTCTAATAAAGCGTGGAAGCATTTAGTAAGATTTGCATATCCTAGACCACCACAAGCTGACATTGCAGAGATGGTGGTGACAACATTTGGATGTGGTTGGGAGTCATCGGCCATCAAATCTTTGAAAACTCGAAGTGCTTCCATGTAATTGGAATGTGCGACAAGCCCGGATATCAAGCTCGTCCATGTAATGACATCTTTGTTCGACATTTCATCGAACACATTCCGTGCATCCATTTCCGAGTCCCGAATTGCATAGGCACTGAGTACGGAATTCTGAACAAACAAATTGTGATTGAAACCGAATTTCAGAGCATGGCAATGAACTTGTTTCACAAAAAACAGATCCAAACTAGACCCACCAGCCTGGAGCAAGAATGTGAATGTATATGTGTCGGGGAGTATTCTTTCTCTAACCATTTTCGTGTAAAAATGCAGAGCAATCATGGGATCTAACCCGGAGAAGAATCTAATCAGGGTATTCCAGGAAAAAATATTGGGTCTTTTGATCCTACTGAAGATCTGAATTCCAAACTCAGAATTTTCGATACGGTTACATTCTTCTGACTCGACCAAGCTCAAATAGAGTATGCGACTCATGATGAAGGGGTTGCGGTGAAGACCCGTTACAAATACGTAAGCAACAAATTGCTTGAGATGATGAAGTGTTTTCATCCATCCTTTCTCGAAAAGTTGCAACCTGGGGTGCCTTTGAAACAATTGGTTGTTTTGAACCCAGTTGGAAGAATCAGGTTGCGACGAACAACTGAATCTTCTCTGAAGACTTAGCAGCGGCAGGGATGATTCTGGTAGTTGCTTAAGAATAACAAATTGATTATTTGGGAAAAGATTTTTGAATGGCATTCCAAAGTCGGTAATTGATGATGCTCTAGAAATTTAGTGACTTTCGTGTTGAAAGATTTCCCCTGATTGCCTTCACCTCCGTTCCTTCAACTAATCAATGATTTAGAGTTAATTCAGTAAACAATAGAGCTCTAATTGCAATAACACAAAACAGAATACAAAATAACCCAAGCCCTAATTTGAGGTGAAGAACAGCAAACTAACTTGAATAGAGAAGGGTGGCTGATGGAGGTGGTGGCTGGCAGGCCACACGCGTCGGAGGTCAAGCAATCTATACATAACAACACTTCAAGTGCAACATAGTCATCCTCATAGCCTTCAAatgcttcttcctcttcttcttgctCTAATTCTTCTTCATGAATCCTTTCTTGATGTGCTGCAGTCCTTGTGTCTTTCTTAGAAGCTCGAACAAAACTAGATGATGTGAAaaaactcttttcttttttttttgaccTAGCATATGTTGTAGACTCTCCAATTCCCGAAGCCTCATAAGCAGTTTCCTGGTCTAGTGTACCGccatcaaaaaccaaaataTTGTCGTGTTTACAACTTCAACATCGTCTAATTCTCCAACCAACCATTCGTTACACTCATCAATGTCGTTGAGTGAAATGAGAtcaattttttctttaatatcGCATCTTTCACACAATTTTTGTTGTATTTAACCCACACCAAATCATGCATCTTCttattttcaaatctatttttcttttttgaatgaatctatcacacaaaaataattatatctTGTTAATATTAGATTAGAAAAATTCaagaaatatttaaaaagtaACTAAATTACTCGAAAACACTCCAATTGCGCTCACACCAGGATGCACTACATGTTAAGTTTAAGATATTGATAGCAAGTCTTTGCAACTTCGGAGCATCATGACCATAGTTCTTCGACCATTGAACTGCAAAacagaataatttaatagtgaaTATTTGATTATCAATTATGGTAATCTATGTAGCAATATTTATACTTAAGTGtcatataaaaatttaaaacatatatacacattaaaagttaaaataaaTAGTTTTTCACTGGTGATAATTTTTTCCCATATCGCACGGTAAATTTGTGACCAAACATGTCGCCACTACTTGTGTAAAGTACCATCTCATCAAATGCCTCGTCGTGATCTTCTTTATTTGGCCACGAATTTGCAGTGCTACATAGAAAAATATTAGCTTTAGGTGAGAAACTATTTATTCCAATTTTTAGTTTTGCATATATGTTTTAAATTGATAGTGAAGTATAAATATTGCTACATAGATTACTACAATTGATAATCAAATATCCACtattatattgttctattttgCAGCTCAATGGTAGAAGAAGTATGGCCATGATGCTCCAAATTTGCAAACACTTGCTATCAAGATCATGAGCTTAACATATAGCGCTTTCAGGTGTGAGCGCAATTGGAGTGTTTTGGAGCAAGTAGTGATATAGttgtattttaaatatatatcgAATTTTCAGTACTAATATAATTCTATATTTAACAAGGTGATAGATTCATTCAAAAAGAGAGAAATAGGTTTGAAAATAAGAAGATGCATGATTTGGTGTATGTTAAATACAACAAAATATTGTGTGAAAGGCACGATATTAGAGATAAAATTGATCTCATTTCATTCAACGACATTGATGAGTGTAACTAGTGGTTGGTTGGGGAATTAGGATGATGCTGAAGTTGTTAGCCCCGACAATAATTTGGTTTTTTATGGCTATACACTTGACTGAAACTGCTTATGAGGCTTCGGGAATTGGAGAGCCTACAACATATACTAGGACCAAAAAAAGAAAGGAGTCTTCCACATCATCGAGTTTTGTTCAAGGTTCTAAGAAAGACACAAGGACCACAACCACGTcaaggaaaggaaaagaaaaattgtTGCTTGTGGCTTGAACaaggagaagaggaagaagaattTGAAGGCGATGAGGATGACTATGTTGCGCTTGATGATGGGGATGAGGAGTGAAGACACTTGACTATAGACATTGCATTTTACTTTGCGTTTTTATTATTGAGTGGAGACCTTAATTTTAAACATAGAATTGTTTTACTTTATGTTTCAactactaatttttatttggatattatattttctaaacTTTTGCATCTTATGTTAtgtattactctctccgtcccagtttaagagtgcCTTTTAGttatggcacgagttttaagaaaagaGTTGGCGTGTATAATAAATGAagttgttggagtgtgtaataaatgaagtgaggtAGTGGTAGGTGGgacccttttgactttttggaTGTAAAAGGTGTttgttttggtttatttttatgaaaataatggcattgagtgtaaatttcatgaataatgaggttaaattttatgtccagatatggtaaattctaaataggactcttaaactgggacggacttAAATGGAAAATgggactcttaaactgggacggagggagtatattttactgTTTTATTTATCTATGCATCGACCGCCATAATACCCCTATGTCGACCACCATATCCCTATGGCAGTTGTTGACCGACCGCCATATGCTGCCATTAATAACACTAATTATGATACGTCTACTCATATCAATATTTAACtccatgtttcaaacatgatatTCATAATCTCATACCGTCCATTTATAATATCATTTTCAGTCAAAGCCTTGAATCACTATTTCTTTCGGTCACGCACCATTTTCATTCCCCAACGACTTTTTGTGGTTTATTCACCTTCATAATATCACCCACATATTCCATATCAATTTATCAATACAAAGGGTGTTGCAATAAGTAAATTCTTTAAACGTCTAAGGTATTTATCATGACTTACAAATATGTGTAAATTAGAACTACACAATAGAAAAGTTTCTCCAAATTACTCTTATTAGTAACATACCTTTATTTCTTCTTTTAACTTTTAGAGCTTTTAAAATTCACTGCATAACACTATCTTTAAATAATAAACTGCTTTTTCTCAGAGCAACCTAGGGGTCGATCCCTGTACCACACAAGAAACCCCTTGGTGtctagtttaattttttttttaaaagtaatccCCAAAACTCCAAGGGATTAAGGAGTTATGGCAATTTCATTTCAGCCTGCCAGTTTGTGTGACAGTTTCTGCCGTCTGTTTTGTGGGAATTTTTAAAATAGCAAACattgatgatataagtcgaaacattgatgatataagtcgaaatTTTAAAGAGGTCTTCGTAAGACATGATAATATCTAAAGAAAATTTTATAATAGGATTTTCAACACATGGGGATGGCTGAATCTGACCAGTACAGTAGGGAAAGAACAATACTAAGTACAAGTTAATATTTGTGTCATTGAGTAATTCCCTCAAACACTTCATGCTCAACAGAAACACAATATAGTTGTGTATATTTTGGATCTAATCTTAAACCAAACAAGGCAGATTCCCCCTTTTTTTCCTAATTCACACACTCTCTTTAAAAATTTAGATCAACAATCATCTTCTCCATGGTTCTTTACAACCCCATAACACAAGCTTCAATTTCTTCTTACTTTTTAAGTTCTAACCAAAATCATACTTACACGTATCAATTGCAATTTTAAACTCAATTAAATACATGAAACTAAATTCTCTATTTGATCCCAAGGTTTTAGACCGAGCTTCATCTATAAGAAAAATTAAACAATTGAAGCATAATCTTAAATTATTCAGCCGACACCTATTTTAATTTGAGAATTGGTTTTTACACACTATTGTTAATGTGTTCTTCCTCCAAGGACTAATTCTATAGCTAATTCAAACCAATATGACAAAATCCAACAAGAACAAGAATAAAAAGGCCATTGTTCGGTTCTTCCCCTCTCCAAACAAACATAGAAATTTCTTTTATCTGTCTATCAATTTCATGTGCTTAGAAGATGACATAATAACAAAAGGGGCAGAAAACTtacaatttcttttttaaaaaatcaaatatgaGAAATTGGTTCTTCAAGCTTGAAGCCACTAAAATTGAGGTGTGGTGTTGGACGATTCAGGGCAGCGGCTGAACACCGGCGGGGCGGCGGCGCCTGAAGTCAGGGATGTTCTATTTTgctctattttttctcttatttttttcctgTACCGGAGTGAGATAGTAGTGATTTTACCAGGGATGTTAATCGGATCAATCCAACAGGTTTGGAGCTTTGGGCCAATACTATTCGGATTATAGGTTAATCGGATGTGGATTAATTGAGTTGTGCTCTTATCAAGTTATTATAAATATTCACCGCTAATCCTATATATTCATGTTCGGACTGGCCCATCAGGTTGTAGTgcataataatgaaaaatagtTAAATTTGTATAAGGGAAACGGATCGG
This sequence is a window from Salvia splendens isolate huo1 chromosome 14, SspV2, whole genome shotgun sequence. Protein-coding genes within it:
- the LOC121764877 gene encoding putative pentatricopeptide repeat-containing protein At3g28640 isoform X1 is translated as MPFKNLFPNNQFVILKQLPESSLPLLSLQRRFSCSSQPDSSNWVQNNQLFQRHPRLQLFEKGWMKTLHHLKQFVAYVFVTGLHRNPFIMSRILYLSLVESEECNRIENSEFGIQIFSRIKRPNIFSWNTLIRFFSGLDPMIALHFYTKMVRERILPDTYTFTFLLQAGGSSLDLFFVKQVHCHALKFGFNHNLFVQNSVLSAYAIRDSEMDARNVFDEMSNKDVITWTSLISGLVAHSNYMEALRVFKDLMADDSQPHPNVVTTISAMSACGGLGYANLTKCFHALLEKAGWIETDVSISNSLIDAYAKCGDLSNATRVLDEIQNVKKDLYSWTAVITAYGMHGRGLDALCVFSQMDPLHGLAPDAVTLVAILSACAHSGLLDQGLCIFELMWRRYKIKPDLRHYGCIVDLLGRAGMIKQAYSVVESMPMEPNLAVLGSLLSSCRLHNELEFGEAVLRKIELLKERGGASVLISNMYASKNEWGRVVNVRNKMRERIKGKVPGRSWIQVKDAVHEFVARNDVDPKLHMVLRSLEKLSTLFCLISARCPPASFFTGLIFFSFVQIFLHSAARRRRFDFNLIDSPERNFR
- the LOC121764877 gene encoding putative pentatricopeptide repeat-containing protein At3g28640 isoform X3, which translates into the protein MPFKNLFPNNQFVILKQLPESSLPLLSLQRRFSCSSQPDSSNWVQNNQLFQRHPRLQLFEKGWMKTLHHLKQFVAYVFVTGLHRNPFIMSRILYLSLVESEECNRIENSEFGIQIFSRIKRPNIFSWNTLIRFFSGLDPMIALHFYTKMVRERILPDTYTFTFLLQAGGSSLDLFFVKQVHCHALKFGFNHNLFVQNSVLSAYAIRDSEMDARNVFDEMSNKDVITWTSLISGLVAHSNYMEALRVFKDLMADDSQPHPNVVTTISAMSACGGLGYANLTKCFHALLEKAGWIETDVSISNSLIDAYAKCGDLSNATRVLDEIQNVKKDLYSWTAVITAYGMHGRGLDALCVFSQMDPLHGLAPDAVTLVAILSACAHSGLLDQGLCIFELMWRRYKIKPDLRHYGCIVDLLGRAGMIKQAYSVVESMPMEPNLAVLGSLLSSCRLHNELEFGEAVLRKIELLKERGGASVLISNMYASKNEWGRVVNVRNKMRERIKGKVPGRSWIQVKDAVHEFVARNDVDPKLHMVLRSLEKLSTLLGIFPTILLAV
- the LOC121764877 gene encoding putative pentatricopeptide repeat-containing protein At3g28640 isoform X2; translated protein: MPFKNLFPNNQFVILKQLPESSLPLLSLQRRFSCSSQPDSSNWVQNNQLFQRHPRLQLFEKGWMKTLHHLKQFVAYVFVTGLHRNPFIMSRILYLSLVESEECNRIENSEFGIQIFSRIKRPNIFSWNTLIRFFSGLDPMIALHFYTKMVRERILPDTYTFTFLLQAGGSSLDLFFVKQVHCHALKFGFNHNLFVQNSVLSAYAIRDSEMDARNVFDEMSNKDVITWTSLISGLVAHSNYMEALRVFKDLMADDSQPHPNVVTTISAMSACGGLGYANLTKCFHALLEKAGWIETDVSISNSLIDAYAKCGDLSNATRVLDEIQNVKKDLYSWTAVITAYGMHGRGLDALCVFSQMDPLHGLAPDAVTLVAILSACAHSGLLDQGLCIFELMWRRYKIKPDLRHYGCIVDLLGRAGMIKQAYSVVESMPMEPNLAVLGSLLSSCRLHNELEFGEAVLRKIELLKERGGASVLISNMYASKNEWGRVVNVRNKMRERIKGKVPGRSWIQVKDAVHEFVARNDVDPKLHMVLRSLEKLSTLFFVQIFLHSAARRRRFDFNLIDSPERNFR